A single Watersipora subatra chromosome 7, tzWatSuba1.1, whole genome shotgun sequence DNA region contains:
- the LOC137400738 gene encoding protein FAM200C-like, translated as MADLSLSDSTVKSRIDDISGDINRQVIEKIKSSPMFAIQLDEPTDVASISQLMVFARYVHRETIEEEFLFCSPVTETTTAADVMNLVFDFFSKEHLDWGKLIGVCTDGAPAMLGCHAGFAQLVKEQNPLVVSTHCFIHRQAPAAKTLPKGLQEHLSSVI; from the coding sequence ATGGCTGATTTATCCCTCTCAGACAGCACAGTGAAATCGAGGATAGATGATATTTCTGGGGACATAAATAGGCAAGTAATTGAAAAGATCAAGTCATCTCCCATGTTCGCCATTCAACTTGATGAGCCCACTGATGTTGCTAGCATTTCACAGCTGATGGTGTTTGCACGCTATGTACACAGAGAGACAATTGAGGAAGAATTTCTGTTCTGCAGTCCTGTAACAGAGACCACCACAGCTGCTGATGTTATGAACCTGGTTTTCGACTTTTTCAGCAAAGAACATCTGGACTGGGGCAAACTAATTGGAGTTTGCACTGATGGTGCTCCAGCCATGCTTGGCTGTCATGCTGGATTTGCACAGTTGGTAAAAGAACAGAATCCTTTAGTGGTGAGTACACATTGCTTCATTCACAGACAAGCGCCAGCAGCAAAAACTCTTCCCAAAGGATTGCAGGAACACCTTTCTTCAGTGATTTAa
- the LOC137400737 gene encoding protein FAM200B-like yields the protein MQGRDRNVLNVTDSINAFKDKLKLWVERLATGNVRVSFPVLHSLVDKKPPSAFLLTDIKHHVNNLIAEFERYFPKLDPRTKQLMSLTRDPFRRNVHEIPEQLQEEFLELTNNSELKDDFKELSIEHFWV from the coding sequence ATGCAAGGTAGAGACAGAAATGTGTTGAATGTAACTGATAGTATCAATGCATTCAAGGACAAGCTCAAACTCTGGGTGGAAAGACTGGCTACTGGGAATGTAAGAGTTTCATTTCCAGTTCTGCATTCATTAGTTGACAAGAAACCTCCTTCCGCTTTTTTGCTAACCGACATAAAGCATCACGTGAACAACttgatagcagagtttgagagatATTTTCCAAAATTAGATCCTAGGACAAAGCAATTGATGAGCCTGACTCGAGACCCTTTCAGGCGCAATGTCCACGAGATTCCGGAACAGCTTCAGGAGGAGTTTTTGGAGCTGACAAACAACTCTGAATTAAAAGATGACTTCAAGGAGCTATCAATAGAGCACTTTTGGGTTTAG
- the LOC137399898 gene encoding MTOR-associated protein MEAK7-like, translated as MTEIALKKHLGKLFPSDIVSRVFRVMVHVGSSQQQDPSAVNETTFYAVIAKLLSTDPYQQEEMVRGLSSSNHTPSAKQLYQFTESLLRTFYSILLHVRHADVSKVWNKLDQPSDYEFQLLTFLSLTDLFYPDKKSEKEAVSANKIPECVYSTQEVVRWLGYSQLFTQAYGAVFKYAFPISDEPQKSLLPLFVDKSAGCEHLSLLTPMRILAINQAIPYKLREKWTLLFDSRKHGESFTTLLRRVRGQKNTVLVVRDTDGNVFGGFSTAPWNNNAAFQGSVDNFLFSVAPLQKIYRTTGINENYFYLNTGQETFPNGLGMGGQINYFALWLDCEYGQGHSMAKPLSTTYHSPTLSKEPQFRYTDMEVWRVSNIQEDIEEAEAREGQRVKEGAASILDSDAGATAILDLIGKGRKSEGLRESDPTASNPGELEAPVL; from the exons ATGACAGAGATTGCCCTGAAG AAGCATTTAGGGAAGCTATTTCCGTCGGACATAGTCAGTCGAGTATTTCGCGTCATGGTACATGTTGGGTCATCACAGCAGCAAGATCCGTCTGCTGTAAATGAGACTACTTTTTATGCTGTCATTGCCAAGCTTCTCAGCACCGACCCCTACCAACAAGAAGAAATGGTGAGGGGTCTATCTTCATCCAACCATACACCATCTGCAAAACAGCTATATCAG TTTACAGAGAGCTTGCTTAGGACCTTTTACTCCATTCTGCTACACGTGAGGCATGCTGACGTCTCCAAGGTTTGGAACAAGCTTGATCAGCCATCTGACTATGAGTTTCAGCTGTTAACATTCCTCTCACTCACAGACCTTTTCTATCCAGATAAGAAAAGTG AAAAGGAAGCTGTCTCAGCAAACAAGATACCAGAATGTGTTTACTCAACTCAAGAAGTTGTCAGATGGCTTGGATATTCGCAGTTGTTCACTCAAGCCTACGGAGCAGTCTTCAAGTACGCCTTTCCCATATCAGATGAG CCTCAGAAGTCCTTACTACCATTATTTGTGGACAAGTCTGCGGGCTGCGAGCATCTAAGCCTTCTAACACCTATGAGAATACTGGCAATCAATCAAGCTATTCCCTACAAGCTCAGGGAGAAGTGGACGCTGCTGTTTGATAGCAG GAAGCACGGGGAGAGTTTTACCACTTTACTCCGGCGTGTCAGAGGGCAGAAGAATACGGTGCTCGTAGTTAGAGATACAGATGGAAACGTGTTCGGGGGTTTTAGTACAGCACCGTGGAACAACAACGCTGCCTTTCAAG GCTCTGTAGACAACTTCTTGTTCAGTGTTGCTCCTCTTCAAAAGATATACAGAACGACTGGCATAAACGAAAACTATTTCTATTTAAACACTGGACAGGAAACTTTTCCCAACGGATTG GGTATGGGAGGTCAGATCAACTACTTTGCTCTCTGGTTAGACTGTGAATATGGTCAAGGTCATTCAATGGCCAAGCCCCTTTCAACTACTTACCACAGTCCTACGCTTTCCAAAGAGCCTCAGTTTCGATATACGGACATGGAGGTGTGGAGGGTGAGCAACATTCAAGAAGACATTGAGGAGGCTGAGGCTAGGGAAGGACAGAGAGTAAAG GAAGGTGCGGCAAGTATTCTAGACAGTGATGCTGGAGCTACAGCTATCTTGGACCTTATTGGTAAAGGACGCAAAAGTGAAGGGCTGAGGGAGTCTGACCCTACAGCCAGCAACCCAGGAGAACTGGAAGCACCTGTCTTGTGA